The Pyrenophora tritici-repentis strain M4 chromosome 2, whole genome shotgun sequence genome window below encodes:
- a CDS encoding Dioxygenase related to 2-nitropropane dioxygenase: MSPPSLQTPLSKLLGIQYPIILAGMARTSGGPLAAALSNAGGLGVIGGLGYTPEQLQSIIDDLKSNLRDKNLPFGVDLALPQVGGSARKTNHDYTHGHLDELIEVTIKNGAKLFVSAVGVPPARTIKRLHEAGILIMNMVGHPKHAKKALDAGVDIVCAQGGEGGGHTGDIANSILIPAVVDVARKYKSPLTGEPAMVVAAGGIYNGRSLASSLMQGAQGVWVGTRFVASTEAGCSQMHKENVVTADFTDTGRTLVISGRPLRVRYNDYIKDWHEREDEIKKLTDAGIVPLAKDMDDGKDVDIPFLMGQVAGVIGDIKPAKEIVDDMVQEAVEMLRLGQTFIAGPSSKL; encoded by the coding sequence ATGTCACCTCCGTCATTGCAAACGCCGCTCTCGAAGCTGCTGGGCATCCAGTACCCAATTATTCTCGCCGGAATGGCGCGCACATCCGGCGGGCCGCTTGCAGCAGCACTATCGAATGCCGGCGGCCTCGGTGTCATTGGCGGTCTGGGCTACACTCCCGAACAGCTCCAATCCATCATTGACGACCTCAAATCCAACCTTCGCGACAAGAACCTCCCTTTTGGTGTTGACCTGGCTCTCCCACAGGTCGGTGGTAGCGCACGCAAGACGAACCATGACTATACACACGGCCATCTTGACGAACTCATCGAAGTCACAATCAAGAATGGCGCAAAGCTGTTTGTCAGCGCCGTGGGAGTGCCGCCAGCGAGGACTATCAAGAGGCTTCACGAGGCCGGCATCTTGATCATGAACATGGTAGGACACCCCAAGCATGCGAAGAAGGCGCTGGACGCGGGTGTGGATATCGTATGCGCACAGGGCGGAGAGGGCGGTGGACACACGGGCGACATCGCAAACAGCATCCTCATACCGGCCGTCGTCGACGTGGCGCGCAAATACAAGAGTCCTCTGACGGGCGAGCCAGCTATGGTAGTGGCAGCAGGAGGCATCTACAATGGTCGCAGTCTAGCGAGCAGCTTGATGCAAGGCGCACAGGGTGTATGGGTGGGCACACGCTTCGTAGCCTCGACCGAAGCTGGTTGTTCACAGATGCACAAGGAGAACGTTGTCACGGCCGACTTCACAGACACAGGGCGTACTTTGGTCATCAGTGGTCGTCCTTTACGCGTTCGATACAACGACTATATCAAGGACTGGCACGAGAGGGAGGATGAAATCAAGAAGTTGACCGACGCGGGCATCGTGCCGCTGGCAAAGGACATGGACGATGGCAAGGACGTGGACATACCGTTCCTGATGGGCCAGGTTGCGGGCGTGATAGGGGACATTAAGCCCGCAAAGGAGATTGTAGACGACATGGTGCAGGAGGCGGTTGAGATGCTGAGGCTGGGCCAGACGTTCATCGCGGGTCCCAGTAGCAAGCTGTAA
- a CDS encoding archaeal coiled-coil protein, with amino-acid sequence MAPSQHPPAPAPAPAKKGKGKKAPDPSEQQKQIQAKIAQLELDQAGDKEQELEIEREVKKANRELSSLLSNMDGPLSRLEVVQKRYTELLSDMKRTEREHQKAKKRGDQLQKEKDAQRSELNKVTTMKDKLDKLSRDFAKENKKLKDELHKLETSESTARQELHDRLEHLVNDVDDCIAAANGPEPPNQAEQELDELFRQKFKSFIDQYELRELQYHSMLRLKELEIQYHSARLEQQRKQQEAESSKSHQLTRQVSTFSQTETELRTQLNIYVEKFKQVEETLNNSNDLFLTFRKEMEEMSKKTKRLEKENQNLQRHKDITNRNIGEMVEERQKMQEELAKRTRETEEQP; translated from the exons ATGGCACCCTCACAGCATCCCCCGGCGCCTGCGCCTGCGCCAGCCAAAAAGGGCAAAGGCAAGAAGGCGCCAGATCCATCAGAGCAGCAGAAGCAGATCCAGGCCAAGATTGCTCAGCTTGAGCTGGACCAGGCAGGAGACAAGGAGCAGGAACTTGAAATCG AACGCGAAGTCAAGAAAGCAAATCGTGAACTTTCCTCGCTCCTCTCCAACATGGACGGTCCCTTGTCCCGCCTCGAAGTCGTGCAGAAGCGATATACCGAACTCTTATCCGACATGAAGCGCACCGAACGCGAGCATCAAAAGGCGAAGAAGCGTGGAGACCAGTTGCAGAAAGAGAAAGATGCGCAAAGGTCCGAGTTGAACAAGGTTACCACGATGAAGGACAAGTTGGACAAGTTGTCGCGTGACTTTGCAAAGGAGAACAAGAAGCTCAAGGACGAACTACACAAACTCGAGACCAGCGAATCGACTGCCCGACAAGAACTACACGACCGTCTGGAACATCTTGTAAATGACGTAGACGACTGTATCGCTGCTGCAAACGGGCCAGAACCTCCGAACCAAGCTGAACAGGAACTGGATGAGCT ATTCCGCCAAAAGTTCAAATCTTTCATTGACCAGTACGAACTGCGCGAGCTGCAGTACCACTCGATGCTTCGACTCAAGGAACTTGAAATACAATATCACTCCGCCCGACTAGAACAGCAGCGCAAACAACAGGAAGCCGAATCGTCAAAGTCACATCAATTGACCCGCCAGGTGTCGACCTTCTCGCAGACAGAGACCGAACTCCGCACGCAGCTCAACATATATGTCGAGAAGTTCAAACAG GTCGAGGAAACTCTCAACAACTCCAACGATCTCTTCCTCACGTTCCGCAAAGAGATGGAAGAAATGTCCAAGAAGACCAAGCGCCTCGAGAAGGAAAACCAAAATCTACAACGCCATAAAGACATCACGAATCGAAACATTGGTGAGATGGTAGAAGAGCGCCAGAAAATGCAAGAGGAGCTCGCCAAGAGAACGAGAGAGACGGAAGAACAAC CGTAG
- a CDS encoding mitochondrial presequence protease: MLRSVGRQCQSRRNAAIAPHRLSTFARRGYAAITDVSNFPSVGEQLHGFTLKRVKQVPELELTALHLQHDKTGAEYLHIAREDANNVFSIGFKTNPPDATGVPHILEHTTLCGSERYPIRDPFFKMLPRSLSNFMNAWTFADHTGYPFATTNAQDFKNLMSVYLDATLHPLLKENDFTQEGWRLGPENPLAKESEDPNAKRIVFKGVVYNEMKGQMSDASYLFYTKFQDHLYPAINNSGGDPQKITDLTWEQLRKFHADHYHPSNAKILTYGDMPLVEHLKEVDSRLSSFNKIAVDQEVKAPIALEAPKHVTVDGPLDPLVPQDRQYKTSVTWMMGDTADSVENFALGVLSSLLMSGYGSPLYRNLVESGLGADFSANTGYDSAGRRGVFSVGLDAVKADDVPKVREAIAETLLEVRKNGFDKIKVDGILHQLELSLKHKTANFGMGILQRLKPGWFNGIDPMEALAWQETVDAFQKKYVEGDYLESLIEKYLLNDNTLTFTMKPSETFSQELVEEESQRLAAKISETTKQFPSEQEARKYLEERELQLLEVQEQARNEDLSCLPTVHVKDIPREKERKPLRHTDLDGVKVQWREAPTNGLTYFRAVHKLQDLPDELREMIPLFTSAIMRLGTKDKTMEQLEEQIKLKTGGISVGYHSSQSPLSLDVYEEGMAFSGYAFDRNIPDMYELIRTIIQETDFDSPEAGKKIRELLQSAASGAINSIAESGHSYAMRFAEAGTSPVGRLAEETGGITQVKLMTTLASQESLNDVIEKLKAIQSFTIANSNQLRVALNCGSESSTSNQEALHRFLNTLPKNVSVPTTSQQKQYPRNVKSFFPLPYQVYYSARAVPTVSYTDAASAPLEILAKMLTFKQLHPEIREKGGAYGGGAYARGLGGVFGMYSYRDPNPQNSMKIMAEAGLWARDRAWTAQDLEEAKLSAFQGYDAPQSVSREGMRQFLSGVTDDMLQTRRERLLDVTAEQVQAVADQFLVKRAQESSMAILGERKDWVKESDGWQFRDLGMTEAAKAAEEAEGIAQKEDGVPAIAS, translated from the exons ATGCTGCGCTCTGTTGGTCGACAGTGTCAAAGCCGTCGAAATGCTGCCATAGCCCCGCACCGCCTGTCAACCTTCGCTCGACGTGGATATGCCGCAATCACCGATGTCTCCAACTTCCCGAGTGTTGGCGAGCAGCTGCATGGCTTCACCCTTAAGCGCGTCAAGCAAGTGCCGGAGCTTGAACTAACTGCACTGCACCTGCAGCACGACAAAACGGGCGCCGAGTACCTGCACATTGCCCGCGAGGATGCGAACAATGTCTTCTCCATTGGCTTCAAGACCAACCCGCCAGATGCCACCGGAGTGCCACACATCCTGGAGCATACCACATTATGTGGAAGCGAAAG GTACCCTATTCGTGACCCCTTCTTCAAGATGCTCCCCCGTTCCCTGTCCAACTTCATGAACGCCTGGACATTCGCCGACCACACTGGCTACCCGTTCGCCACGACGAATGCCCAAGACTTCAAGAACCTCATGTCCGTGTATCTTGATGCGACCCTCCACCCGCTCTTAAAGGAAAACGACTTCACGCAGGAGGGGTGGCGACTGGGTCCTGAGAACCCGTTGGCGAAAGAGTCGGAAGATCCGAATGCAAAGCGCATAGTGTTCAAGGGCGTTGTTTACAATGAGATGAAGGGCCAGATGTCAGATGCAAGCTATTTGTTCTACACAAAGTTCCAGGACCACCTCTATCCGGCCATCAACAACTCTGGCGGCGATCCCCAGAAGATTACTGATCTTACCTGGGAACAGCTACGCAAGTTTCATGCGGACCACTACCACCCTAGCAACGCCAAGATTCTCACTTATGGAGATATGCCACTGGTCGAACATCTGAAAGAGGTGGATAGCCGCTTGAGCAGCTTCAACAAGATAGCTGTCGACCAGGAAGTCAAGGCGCCGATAGCTCTGGAAGCCCCCAAGCATGTTACAGTTGACGGACCCCTAGACCCCCTAGTACCTCAGGATAGACAGTACAAGACGTCCGTCACCTGGATGATGGGCGACACCGCTGATTCCGTGGAAAATTTTGCCCTTGGTGTGCTGAGCAGCCTGCTTATGAGTGGATATGGATCTCCCCTGTACCGCAACCTTGTTGAATCTGGTCTTGGAGCCGACTTCAGTGCAAACACTGGCTATGACAGCGCCGGAAGGCGAGGCGTCTTCTCCGTGGGGCTAGATGCGGTCAAGGCAGACGACGTACCAAAGGTTCGCGAAGCTATCGCCGAGACTCTGCTTGAGGTACGGAAAAACGGCTTCGACAAGATCAAGGTGGATGGCATATTACACCAGCTGGAACTTTCCCTCAAGCACAAGACAGCAAACTTTGGTATGGGCATCCTCCAAAGACTTAAGCCGGGCTGGTTCAACGGCATCGACCCAATGGAGGCTCTCGCATGGCAGGAAACCGTAGATGCTTTTCAGAAGAAGTACGTTGAAGGAGACTACTTGGAAAGCCTGATCGAGAAGTACCTCCTCAATGACAATACCTTAACCTTCACTATGAAGCCGTCAGAGACCTTCAGCCAGGAACTGGTAGAGGAGGAAAGTCAACGGTTGGCAGCAAAAATCTCAGAGACTACTAAACAATTCCCAAGCGAACAAGAGGCACGAAAGTACTTGGAAGAGCGAGAGCTTCAGCTACTGGAAGTACAAGAGCAGGCGAGGAACGAAGATCTGAGCTGCTTGCCCACCGTCCACGTTAAGGATATTCCACGAGAGAAAGAGAGGAAGCCACTTCGACATACAGACTTGGATGGCGTCAAGGTTCAATGGCGCGAGGCACCTACAAATGGTCTGACATACTTCCGCGCTGTACATAAGTTGCAGGACCTTCCAGACGAGTTACGGGAGATGATTCCTCTATTTACAAGCGCCATTATGCGCCTTGGCACCAAGGACAAGACAATGGAACAGCTCGAGGAACAGATCAAGCTGAAAACTGGAGGTATCTCTGTGGGATACCACTCATCACAGTCACCCTTATCGCTCGATGTTTACGAAGAGGGTATGGCTTTCTCTGGTTATGCATTTGATCGCAACATCCCAGACATGTACGAGCTTATCCGGACCATCATACAAGAGACCGACTTCGATAGTCCAGAAGCAGGAAAGAAGATTCGAGAACTACTACAAAGCGCGGCAAGTGGCGCAATCAACTCCATTGCCGAGTCCGGTCACTCCTATGCAATGCGGTTTGCTGAGGCTGGTACAAGCCCTGTCGGTCGGCTAGCAGAAGAGACAGGAGGTATCACTCAGGTCAAGCTTATGACGACCCTGGCGTCGCAAGAATCACTCAACGATGTTATTGAGAAGCTCAAAGCTATACAGTCATTCACCATCGCAAACAGCAACCAGCTTCGCGTGGCCCTCAACTGCGGTAGTGAGAGCTCGACATCGAACCAAGAAGCACTTCATCGCTTTTTGAACACGCTGCCAAAGAACGTTTCTGTACCGACAACATCACAGCAGAAGCAATACCCCCGCAACGTAAAGTCATTCTTTCCCCTCCCTTACCAAGTCTATTACTCCGCCCGCGCTGTTCCAACAGTATCCTATACCGATGCTGCCAGTGCGCCTCTCGAGATTCTCGCCAAAATGCTGACATTCAAGCAACTGCACCCCGAGATCCGCGAGAAAGGTGGGGCATATGGCGGCGGCGCATATGCCCGTGGTCTCGGTGGCGTCTTTGGCATGTACTCGTATAGAGACCCCAACCCACAGAACAGCATGAAGATCATGGCTGAAGCAGGACTATGGGCGCGCGACCGTGCATGGACTGCTCAAGACCTTGAGGAAGCCAAGCTCAGCGCGTTCCAAGGCTATGATGCACCGCAGAGTGTCAGCCGCGAGGGTATGAGACAGTTTCTCTCTGGTGTGACCGACGACATGCTGCAAACACGTCGTGAGCGTCTGCTCGATGTTACTGCAGAGCAGGTGCAAGCAGTAGCCGACCAGTTTCTTGTCAAGCGTGCACAGGAGAGCAGTATGGCTATTCTAGGAGAGAGGAAAGACTGGGTCAAGGAGAGTGATGGATGGCAGTTCAGGGACTTGGGCATGACGGAGGCGGCCAAGGCAGCAGAAGAGGCGGAAGGTATTGCGCAAAAGGAGGATGGTGTGCCAGCTATCGCGAGCTAA
- a CDS encoding ArgE, Acetylornithine deacetylase-Succinyl-diaminopimelate desuccinylase and related deacylase: protein MVLKALSLVPLALSTLASITPAQSSLEPTVLDPSTSKNLLELHRNLVEIESITENEGKVGAWLTRYLRAHNWTVEKQEVSKDRYNLLAYGSTRETTILLSSHIDVVPPYWPYYYNETTDMIGGRGSVDAKGSVAPMIIAAEAIREHMQDDISLLFVVGEETGGDGMRAFSDWSDRPSSHEIIIFGEPTERKLVCGHKGMLGFSLQATGKAAHSGYPWLGVSANDIMVSALGELLKLREHLPWSTKYGNTTMNFGRVQGGVAANVVAETATANIATRLAAGTPDLVRGQIINALQEVKAFAQKEGGDLNVEWSSEGYGVVDIDCDIEGFETMTVNYGTDVPNLSGDHKRYLYGPGSIFVAHSDHEALKRKELEQAVLDYRRLILKATEVRQKERQGKAKEQLEL, encoded by the coding sequence ATGGTTCTCAAAGCGCTCTCTCTCGTTCCTCTGGCTCTCAGCACCCTTGCTTCCATCACGCCAGCCCAATCATCTCTCGAACCCACCGTTCTCGACCCATCCACCTCCAAGAACCTCCTCGAGCTCCACCGCAATCTCGTAGAGATCGAATCGATAACCGAAAACGAAGGCAAAGTAGGAGCTTGGCTTACAAGATACTTGCGCGCGCATAATTGGACTGTAGAGAAGCAAGAGGTGTCAAAGGACAGGTACAACCTTCTCGCATACGGCAGCACGCGCGAGACTACGATTCTGTTATCTTCACACATCGATGTAGTACCACCGTATTGGCCATACTACTACAATGAGACTACGGATATGATTGGAGGCCGGGGGAGTGTGGATGCAAAAGGCAGCGTGGCACCCATGATAATCGCTGCAGAAGCCATCAGGGAGCATATGCAGGACGACATATCGCTCTTGTTTGTGGTGGGCGAAGAAACGGGCGGCGACGGCATGCGCGCATTCAGCGACTGGTCTGATCGCCCTTCCTCGCATGAGATTATTATATTCGGCGAGCCTACAGAGAGGAAGTTGGTCTGCGGACACAAGGGCATGCTGGGCTTCTCGCTCCAGGCGACGGGCAAGGCGGCGCATTCGGGATACCCATGGCTGGGCGTGAGCGCGAATGATATCATGGTCTCGGCGCTGGGCGAGCTGCTCAAGCTAAGGGAGCACCTGCCCTGGAGCACAAAGTACGGCAACACCACGATGAACTTTGGACGCGTCCAAGGCGGTGTCGCGGCCAACGTCGTTGCTGAGACTGCGACTGCGAATATCGCTACGCGCCTCGCAGCCGGCACACCCGACCTTGTACGCGGACAAATCATCAATGCGCTCCAGGAAGTCAAGGCATTTGCACAAAAGGAAGGTGGTGATCTAAACGTAGAGTGGTCGAGCGAGGGCTATGGCGTTGTAGACATTGACTGCGACATCGAAGGCTTCGAGACTATGACCGTCAACTACGGAACCGACGTGCCCAACCTGTCCGGCGACCACAAGCGCTACCTCTACGGCCCCGGCTCCATCTTCGTCGCGCATTCCGACCACGAAGCGCTCAAGCGCAAGGAGCTCGAACAAGCCGTGCTCGACTACCGCCGTCTCATCCTCAAAGCCACCGAAGTACGCCAAAAGGAGCGACAAGGCAAAGCCAAAGAACAGCTTGAACTGTAA
- a CDS encoding rRNA-processing protein FCF1 protein encodes MDLLYAKATPIITSCVMAELEKLGPKYRIALRIARDERWQRLKCEHKGTYADDCIVDRVQKHRIYLVATNDRDLKRRIRKIPGVPIVSVAKGKYVIERLPDVPDSR; translated from the coding sequence ATGGATCTCCTCTACGCGAAAGCCACGCCCATCATAACCTCGTGTGTCATGGCTGAGTTGGAGAAGCTTGGCCCAAAATACCGCATTGCGCTCAGAATCGCCCGTGACGAGAGATGGCAGCGCCTCAAGTGCGAGCACAAGGGCACGTATGCCGATGACTGCATCGTGGACAGAGTTCAGAAACATAGAATCTACCTGGTTGCGACGAACGATAGGGACCTTAAGAGGCGCATAAGGAAGATTCCAGGTGTGCCGATTGTTAGTGTGGCAAAGGGCAAGTACGTTATTGAGCGTTTGCCTGATGTGCCGGATAGTAGGTAG